The bacterium genome has a segment encoding these proteins:
- a CDS encoding type III pantothenate kinase: MSMLFAVDVGNTSISAGIFASDLLVSKISIKTKVKQDVEYYFKKLNNFLIESNLKKDEITGFVISSVVPDVTKLFRKLSKKYFGINPLVVDYKTKTGLKITYAAPSQVGSDRIVNAVAAYNLYGAPAIVVDCGTATTFDLVSKEREYLGGVIFPGIGMSLNALYRDTALLPKVELQKPTSIIGKNTTESIQIGIVYGFSSMIDGIVERLKKEFLTPPKVIGTGGWSSLISQYSKSIQKTDPDLTLQGLRLIFAMKK, encoded by the coding sequence TTGAGTATGTTATTTGCCGTTGATGTAGGAAACACAAGTATTAGTGCAGGTATATTTGCTAGTGACCTGTTAGTATCTAAAATCAGCATAAAAACAAAAGTAAAGCAGGATGTTGAATATTATTTCAAAAAGTTAAACAATTTTCTAATTGAATCAAATCTTAAGAAAGATGAAATAACAGGTTTTGTAATATCTTCTGTTGTGCCTGACGTGACGAAATTATTCAGGAAGTTATCCAAAAAATATTTTGGCATTAATCCTCTGGTAGTTGACTATAAGACAAAAACAGGATTAAAGATAACATATGCCGCACCTTCTCAGGTTGGGAGTGATAGAATAGTCAATGCTGTAGCTGCATATAACCTGTATGGTGCTCCTGCAATAGTTGTGGATTGCGGGACGGCTACTACATTTGATCTGGTATCTAAAGAACGTGAATACTTGGGAGGGGTAATATTCCCAGGCATAGGAATGTCTCTTAATGCACTTTACAGAGATACTGCCTTACTGCCAAAGGTAGAGCTCCAAAAACCCACGTCAATTATTGGAAAGAACACTACTGAGAGCATACAAATAGGAATTGTGTACGGATTTAGCTCAATGATAGACGGCATAGTAGAAAGATTAAAGAAAGAATTTCTCACACCGCCAAAGGTTATTGGTACAGGCGGCTGGTCATCGCTGATAAGTCAATATTCAAAAAGCATACAAAAAACAGACCCGGACCTTACTTTACAAGGTCTCAGGCTGATTTTTGCTATGAAAAAATAA
- a CDS encoding biotin--[acetyl-CoA-carboxylase] ligase: protein MEEFSEDTIKAGLETQIIGQKIYVYNKTSSTNDIAWSLAEKHNAEGVVILAEGQIKGRGRLGRVWFSLPQKCILCSIILKSNVLSERLNLLTIGASVAISKAIRETTFLPAYIKWPNDVVIRGKKVCGILVEKRRTKTGFIVIGFGINVNLDEDDFPRDLYGKATSLKMECAKKVSRVELVRKVLFEIEKVYLYLKKGEGSLLFEEWKEMSSILGKQVRAILQNEVVEGQALGIDPDGALILRLDSGISRRITEGTIEYVICR, encoded by the coding sequence ATGGAAGAATTTTCTGAAGATACAATCAAAGCTGGTCTAGAGACTCAAATAATAGGGCAAAAAATATATGTTTATAATAAAACGTCTTCTACAAATGATATAGCTTGGTCATTGGCTGAGAAGCACAATGCAGAAGGTGTTGTTATTCTAGCAGAAGGGCAAATAAAAGGGAGAGGCAGATTAGGCCGAGTGTGGTTTTCTCTGCCGCAAAAGTGCATTCTGTGCTCAATTATATTAAAATCAAATGTGCTTTCAGAAAGACTAAATCTGCTTACTATTGGAGCATCTGTTGCTATTTCTAAGGCAATAAGGGAGACAACATTTCTACCTGCTTATATTAAGTGGCCAAATGATGTGGTAATAAGAGGGAAAAAAGTTTGTGGAATTCTTGTAGAAAAAAGAAGAACGAAAACTGGTTTTATAGTTATAGGCTTTGGAATAAATGTGAATTTGGATGAAGATGATTTTCCACGTGATTTATATGGTAAAGCTACCTCGCTAAAAATGGAATGTGCTAAGAAAGTATCACGAGTGGAGCTTGTACGGAAAGTGTTATTTGAAATAGAGAAGGTTTATTTATATCTGAAAAAGGGAGAAGGAAGTCTGCTGTTTGAGGAATGGAAAGAAATGTCTTCTATTCTTGGCAAACAAGTCAGAGCGATTTTGCAAAATGAGGTTGTAGAAGGGCAAGCGCTTGGAATCGATCCTGATGGCGCGTTGATTCTCAGATTAGATTCCGGTATATCCAGACGCATTACAGAGGGAACAATTGAGTATGTTATTTGCCGTTGA